The region AGGCGAAGCGTAATAGACAGAAGTACTTTTTTTTTGCCGACAAGAATTATGGGTATGAGTGTCAGATATATATAGTAGGCCGTTAAGATTTGAAAACCATCGTAGGACAGCAACAATTCAGCTCccaagttgaagtttgatttaaGTGTGTATTGTTAGTTTTCATGATTCGTTACCGTAACTCAGCCCACGTATTTAGTGACACCGCAGTTGGTGGGGCTATACGTTCCCTTTTTTCCATAAAGTGTTTTTGGGTTTTGGTATACAGCGGTGTCGCACAAGTTTACATAACTGCGAATTGCTTTTTCTCTGAAGACACATGTCTAAATTGTGAGGTATGGTGAGCAGTATTTAATTTGTCACTGTTCCTACAGTAAACAGGCGTATGAGGTCTTTGCTGACCTATATGCCCCTGTATCTACTCTGTTGTACGCGTCTCATTCATTTGGTAGTGAAGGCAAAATTTTAGTTATATTCAGGATCTATTCCGGATACCGGGAAACACCTCACATCCAATTCATAATGCGTGTAGTTAAATTGAAGATTTCAAGCCGTGTTCTCTTACAACAAGAGTTTATCCTTTCATATCAATCCTGgattgtaactttttaaaagCATATGACATTTCTTTCTAAAGAAATCTTGATTCTGTCTTAAGAAAGAATCAAAACTGCTTCACAGCTAGCGAAATCACTAACGTGAAACGCTCAATGCAAGCAAGTCAAGTCACGGACGTCGGTCTCGACCCAGTCTCTCTACGGCTACTTGGCAAACGTCTTGTGCATAAGCTCTCTACTGTATACTCTACGTATGACGCCCCCTTTTGTAAATAGCATTGCAATAACTAACCACAAGCAAGGGAGGATGACTATAGAGAACACATCTCCATGCCTCATCTATTTTTATCTTCGCGCCATGGTCGCACAGCCAATGACACCCGATCAGGTGTCTTCCTCCAAATAGCCGCGCATCTTGACCACGGGTTAAATtgagattgaaaaaaattatcattggaagaggccAATATATGGTGGAGATGTTCTGtcccctcatcctctcttgccaCAAGACAAAATGAAGGAGAGAGAGGATGTTGGGGCTTTGGCCGGGATACCtgaatttccaaaaaaagcTTATTTCAAGATCAAAAGAAGTGCACGATTATTAAGCATAAGAACGTATCTGGCATTGTAAAATGGCAGCTGTTGGATGTTAAGTATGGCTTTCTTAGTTGTTTGCCACTCCGGGTTTGGGGCATCATACACCAACATCATTGCTTCTGCAATTCAGAACGTCATTTTGAATTCTCTTGACCTCCTGCATCAAATAACCAAACCAATTACGCTTTTGGAAACTTGCAgtgacaaaatgaaaaacagttttggCGAGCGGCAACCAACCCACCATTGGAAAATGAGAGAACTAACACTCAACATTTCTGGATTAAAGATCACGAGGTGACGAGGAAGAACATGAAATGGAGGTGTTGAATGTTGAAGTGGACTCATGGGAAATAGCACGTCGCCAGATTGCACTTGAGGAGGTCATTGGTTCAGGAGCATTTGGAACAGTTTGGCGAGCAACCTTGAGTCGTGAAAATGGAAAACCAGGCATACGTTTTGTTGCAGCAAAGTGCTTTTCTCGTAAGTACGATTCGGCTTTGTTAATTTATAGTTTCCATCGGATACCTTTCAGTTAAAGAGGTATTACAAGTGCTTTAATGAACTGCCTGTCACGTAGAATCTTACAAAGCCTCGTTCAACATGCACGATAAAAATGTGtcgtaacagaaagaaaaacaaatctcCATTACTATGTTTTATGAAAAGGTGCAGCAAAAATCATCAATTCTCAATCAACTCTTTCATAATCTACCCACCTTTATCTTAACCTTGAAACAAATGCGGAGATTACCAAAATAGATCACCTTCTCCTAACAGGTTCCTAATCCTTCATTGCAAGTGTAAAAAGATATTTAGTTctttaacttttatttcaagcttccaTGGCGACGTCTTGCCTCAAATACACCAGATTTTTACCCTCGCTGCACATTAAGGGATAAAGTTCCTCATAaaattcataaataaataatgcttTTAACCATTTATAGAGCCTATTTTCCATTGCTAAATTGCAGTTTAAAATTGAATACCGTATAAGATGGTTAAATACCCCCGACTGGTTGACATAGTAGAGATTTGAATCGATCAAGCATATTCGATTCTCCCTAAGCGTTGGAGCCCCAAACACTGAATCAGGAGCAGGGGTAGCTTAATTGACTGGTGCGCTTCTTTGACAGCCAAACGTCACAACTTCGATTCTCAGCGACTTAAAAGTCTGCATGTTTTAACACCTTCCTTTAACTTGTGTAGCTGTAGCTCAAATTATCTGTAAAATGGAGTAAGAAGCGCACcatcggcttccattgatatcAGCCTCCTATGCGAATGAACTACCGGCATTAAAAAGATGGACTTACTTTTATCACAATGCTTCATGACGTAAAGAAAATGAGACAAAGACAAGTCTGGGAAATGAAAACAACCGTGTTATTAATAGTTCAGTTGAGGAGGTAGAAATACATGAAACACCTCAACAAGTCATGTGTCCAATCTTATTGTGCCCTGGTGTCATTTATTGTAGCCACATCTGGAGATGAAGGAAAAGTCGCTCTGATGAGAGAAATCGGGTTGGGCAAACTTATTGGAGACAGCCCTCAGCCGAATATTGTTCAATTCATTGGCTGTGTCACCACCCAAAGTAAGGATCTTATTGCAACTGCTAAACTGTAGAAACAGCTGTGAGAAATTTGCAGCAATAACAAAAGACCGCTAGTGAAAACCTTATCAATCGATGATATTCAGGGCTAAATTTGTCTATTTAAGCAAATTGTTTGGGTAATTCTAGCCCATTTTTGGCGTGTTACACGAGTAACGAGATAATGGCCGTTTTCACCACATTTCCCAAGAACAAATTAAACCCTCTTAACGTCAAGTTCATTTCCAACAATTGCATGGCATAAGgtcaagaaacagaaaaacagaacaatttTCAAAATAGGTGAATCATCAAAGCAATGCCATGGAATAATGGCAAAAGATATGaactttgttttttaatctGAAATGCAAACCCTTGAAGCTGATAGTTTTAATAAAAATGCGAATGGTTGGCTATCTAAAACGGTCACGTGCCTGATTTCACACTTCTAAAGAGAACCCACGTGGAGCTTCTTCATACAAGAAAGTTTTTGAGGCtttggtttatttatttatttttatttgcaattattattattaatttattcttttgtgcAAGAAACTGGCTCAGGCTGTAAAGACCACCAGGGAGAGATAAACAATTTAACGGAATTGTacattttgcatgacaattgtatattttatctttaaaaatATGTTACAAATTTTTAATCATCTCTTACTCACTATACTTTCGTCATATTAAAAATCCAGCCCttagtatttttattttttttttcatcatagaAAGTTCTTCACAAATATGTGGAGATTATGAGTAACGCtgattaatgtttttttttagttattatttAATTCATGTCTTTTTTTCTCACTTTTACATTCATTCTTGGGTAACATGACCTTTTACTTGTGGAATGTGTAGATAGTCGCCCTTTTCTTCATTCTCATCCCCTCTGCTCATCGAAGGTGAGCCGCTAATATGCGATGCTGACAAAGGTGGTTGGCTAAACTGTGATCTTCCAACACAGAGCCACGCAAATACTGCTTTATTTGTTTACTTCTTAAAAGCGTCTAAACGTAATAATGATACAGCCCATATCCACCTTTCCGAGAAGCTAATAGTTTGAATGCAGCATTATAGAAGTTGTCCAAACTCTGTGTAACCTTTACAGTACAGCCAATTTTGATCATGGAGTACTTACCCTGTGGGGATCTTCTGGGATACCTGAGAAAAAGCCGTGGAATTTTCGACAAACATTATTGCGGAAAACTAGCAGTAGCGCCACTGAAGACCTATGACCTAATGTCATTTTCAAACCAGATTGCTACTGGAATGGTGTTCCTGACATCCAGAGGGGTATGTGACACGAAACAAGCATGGCATACGATATGATACTATTGTTGCTTATTGTAATCTTTCACAGATTAAGATTGTATCTACGAAATGCATCATGCGATATGCTTACTCCTTGTAGTGTTTGACATTATGTAGACAAAAATGTGTGATCATTTTGCTATAATATTCTTATATCGAAAACCAATGGATTGCTGTAGGTGACACGTACAAGCGCGGGCTTTAAACACTGGGTTTTCTACATTGGGATAACGCTGGAGAACCATGCACCGACCTATGCCTTGATATTACATAGTGTGATCTACCCCCGCCGTGGTCGTCATGATAATTCAACAGTCATCTTTTTAAGTCAGTAATCGGGGAACATTGGCTACGTTATTTTCTAATCATAttagttaattaacaattattggattcggttttcccATGATAGCGGTTTTcccatgatagcgataattatcaaggccaaagtttgtgctGCAACAAACTACAAACTGCAAAATACATATTCCTGAGTTGCATTATTTTTAAAGACAAgaggactgactcatccatttctttggatgagcggtaaatcaaagaaagtttctgcggttggcaaagtttctttcctcttctctgcatgcataaaactattgtctctgtgtatgacgtcaattctacgtatataaaatctattgtcaaTAGGTATGACGTaggagaaacagagcaagcaagaattagcagcatgcttatagccaatcaaaatcgagcttgtgacaccaatgtataataatacctACTAACTAACTTCCTCTGAGTCATTTCGAGTAAGCTTTAACTTTGGACCCGCTTGCAGCCCTCTTGTTGATAGGGAAATGCAAATCGCACCTCTTCACTACAGGTGGGATTACAGAACATATTACCCTATACGCGAGCATGACTAACGTTGATTATTTGCTTTTTGTAGATTATTCACCGTGATCTTGCAGCACGAAATGTACTTCTTGATCAAAACCGTGTGTGCAAGGTCACTGATTTTGGGTTAGCTTACCAGAACTTTAAATATGGACATGGCAATGCCAAAAAGGTGGGTTACATTATTGATGGATTCCCGTTCACTTTGTTCTCTGTGTACCTCTTTGACGTTCTGTTTTTAACACTAAAATGCAATGCTGTTTTCTCCCTAGGGCTGTATGCCAATAAAGTGGACGGCACCTGAGATACTCTTTGGAGATCCTGCAAATCTGTCAAGCAAAAGTGATGTGTATGTGCTTTTGACGATTAAATTTCCAGACTTTTGATGTATTTAGTGCCTAAGACACAATTGTATCACTgtagactgaaatcaacaatcaaggcatatcaagtcaaatgttggtttttgaggagagccaGGGAAAACCGGAATgtctggagaaaaacct is a window of Montipora foliosa isolate CH-2021 chromosome 5, ASM3666993v2, whole genome shotgun sequence DNA encoding:
- the LOC138003802 gene encoding tyrosine kinase receptor Cad96Ca-like; this translates as MEVLNVEVDSWEIARRQIALEEVIGSGAFGTVWRATLSRENGKPGIRFVAAKCFSPTSGDEGKVALMREIGLGKLIGDSPQPNIVQFIGCVTTQIQPILIMEYLPCGDLLGYLRKSRGIFDKHYCGKLAVAPLKTYDLMSFSNQIATGMVFLTSRGIIHRDLAARNVLLDQNRVCKVTDFGLAYQNFKYGHGNAKKGCMPIKWTAPEILFGDPANLSSKSDVWSYGVVLYEIFTIGGIPYPGWSEGKTMEELKRGYRMPKPAHIANNLYNLMEMCWQEIPVLRPDFVNISKRLRSFIEGEYLPLVDESKYDGAKYSGVEDVGAETEDDARAVRGATNAKASTRKWSSLKL